A part of Fervidobacterium thailandense genomic DNA contains:
- the mscL gene encoding large conductance mechanosensitive channel protein MscL — MKKVLKEFSDFLNQYNVVGLAVAIIIGGKLNQFVTSLVNDLLMPAIFQPVLTRLKLKSIEEIAWRGIFWGKVVSAAIDFVIVAFLVFLLVRALNKAAEKAKETLEKIEKVRKD, encoded by the coding sequence ATGAAGAAGGTTTTAAAAGAGTTCTCCGATTTCCTCAACCAGTACAACGTTGTCGGACTTGCGGTTGCCATTATCATCGGTGGTAAGCTCAACCAGTTTGTAACTTCTTTGGTGAATGATCTCCTCATGCCGGCTATTTTTCAGCCGGTACTGACAAGACTAAAGTTGAAATCTATTGAAGAAATTGCCTGGCGAGGAATTTTTTGGGGAAAGGTCGTATCGGCAGCTATTGATTTTGTAATTGTTGCCTTTTTAGTATTCCTGCTTGTGAGAGCGTTAAACAAAGCAGCCGAGAAAGCAAAGGAGACACTGGAAAAGATTGAGAAGGTCAGAAAAGATTAA
- a CDS encoding ABC transporter ATP-binding protein produces the protein MTKETSLQDKKAPTQQKNVILRMTNVTKKFGGIVAVSNFNLELKEGELLGLIGPNGAGKTTVFNLITHVFPVTEGRIEFLGRDITKLSTDKIIRLGVARTFQNIRLFGSMTVEENILTGFHAHLKSNLFSSVAFLPSYQREEEYFRAKAEELMKDLGIEHLRDFKATALPYGLQRKLEIARALATSPKLLLLDEPAAGMNPDETLELNELILKIREKYGLTIIVIEHDMKVIMNICERIIVLDHGVTIAEGTPKEIQTNPEVIKAYLGAGDEDA, from the coding sequence ATGACAAAAGAAACATCCCTCCAAGATAAAAAGGCTCCCACTCAACAAAAAAATGTAATCCTGCGCATGACGAATGTAACAAAAAAATTTGGTGGAATAGTTGCCGTGTCGAATTTCAATCTTGAATTGAAGGAAGGTGAATTGTTAGGACTGATCGGACCGAATGGTGCTGGTAAAACGACAGTGTTTAACCTGATAACACATGTCTTTCCTGTTACGGAAGGAAGGATAGAGTTCCTTGGTCGGGATATAACCAAGCTCTCAACGGACAAAATCATAAGATTAGGTGTAGCACGCACCTTTCAAAACATAAGACTCTTCGGTAGTATGACTGTTGAGGAGAACATACTAACTGGATTTCACGCTCATCTAAAATCGAATCTCTTTAGTTCGGTGGCATTCTTACCGAGCTACCAGAGGGAAGAAGAGTATTTTAGGGCCAAGGCTGAGGAGTTGATGAAAGATCTCGGAATTGAACATTTAAGAGATTTCAAAGCCACCGCACTTCCGTACGGTTTGCAAAGAAAATTAGAGATCGCAAGAGCACTGGCCACATCGCCAAAGCTGCTTTTACTTGACGAGCCGGCTGCTGGAATGAATCCGGATGAGACTTTGGAGCTGAACGAGCTTATCTTAAAAATTCGCGAAAAGTACGGACTAACAATAATAGTCATAGAACACGACATGAAAGTCATCATGAACATCTGTGAAAGGATCATCGTGTTGGATCACGGTGTAACAATCGCTGAGGGAACACCAAAGGAGATACAAACAAATCCAGAGGTTATAAAAGCTTACCTTGGCGCAGGTGATGAAGATGCTTGA
- a CDS encoding branched-chain amino acid ABC transporter permease — protein sequence MNRRTRVILSIIFILIIYMFVFFAERYLDPFLKRILNTGFIYVILAVSLNLINGFTGQFSLGHAGFMAIGAYTSALLYMSPQEKLSNFFMEPLISPLDKIQIPFFWALLVGGGMAALAGFIVGAPCLRVKGDYLAIVTYGFSEIIRSLFNNLQNITNGPLGLKGLPTHTNLWWTVSWAILTVVVVRRIVDSSYGRALKAIRDDEVAAENLGINLFKHKVLAFVVGAFFAGIAGGLLGSLLMTIDPNSFSILFTYQIITIILLGGLGNITGSVVVAIGFAFLMEGLRFVEMPMKIFNITIPGILGMRMLIFSILLMITILFFRQGLFGQREFSWEAIANLIRKGKVKK from the coding sequence ATGAATCGGAGGACAAGAGTCATACTGAGCATTATATTCATCCTCATAATCTACATGTTCGTTTTCTTTGCGGAAAGATATCTTGATCCCTTTCTCAAAAGAATCCTTAACACCGGATTTATTTATGTAATCCTTGCCGTTAGTCTGAACTTGATAAACGGATTTACTGGTCAGTTCTCCCTTGGTCATGCTGGATTTATGGCAATTGGAGCATATACTTCCGCTCTTCTTTACATGTCTCCCCAGGAGAAACTGTCAAACTTCTTTATGGAACCCCTAATTTCACCCCTTGACAAAATTCAGATTCCGTTCTTCTGGGCGTTACTTGTCGGTGGTGGTATGGCGGCTCTTGCAGGATTCATCGTTGGTGCACCGTGTCTCAGGGTGAAGGGCGACTATCTGGCGATAGTGACCTACGGATTTTCCGAGATCATACGCTCCCTCTTTAATAACCTTCAAAATATCACAAACGGTCCACTCGGTCTGAAAGGTTTACCTACACATACGAACCTCTGGTGGACTGTAAGTTGGGCGATTCTTACCGTCGTTGTGGTCAGACGCATCGTGGATAGTTCGTATGGTCGGGCACTTAAGGCTATTCGAGATGACGAGGTAGCCGCAGAAAACCTTGGAATCAACTTGTTCAAACACAAAGTTTTGGCTTTCGTTGTCGGAGCCTTCTTTGCGGGTATCGCGGGCGGATTACTTGGTAGCTTGTTGATGACAATTGACCCAAATTCGTTCAGCATCTTATTTACGTATCAGATAATCACGATAATACTTCTTGGAGGACTCGGCAACATCACAGGAAGTGTTGTTGTAGCTATTGGATTTGCATTTCTCATGGAAGGATTGAGGTTCGTCGAAATGCCCATGAAGATTTTCAACATAACAATACCGGGAATTTTGGGTATGCGTATGCTTATTTTCTCCATACTCCTCATGATCACCATTCTCTTCTTCAGACAGGGATTGTTTGGCCAAAGAGAATTCAGTTGGGAGGCCATAGCTAACCTGATTAGAAAAGGGAAGGTGAAAAAATGA
- a CDS encoding ABC transporter substrate-binding protein codes for MRKVLIFCVLVSLFTFGLSAIRIGVFEPLTGAYAAGGQLTVKGIRLANEMFPTVLGQKVDLIILDNKTDKVEAANAVTRLIQVYNVSAIIGSYGSSLAIPGSEVANRMKVPMVGCSPTNPLVTKDKEYVFRVCFIDPFQGTVMAKFAVETLKAKTAFIIQDISSDYSVGLAHYFRNAFIQLTGNNKSIVGVASYQGGDQDFTAQLTLAKAKNPDVLFIPAGSYGDAALIMKQAREMGIKAIFLGGDTWEVPEIIEVAGSAAEGAYFSTHFDEKAMTTEMTKKFVEAYRKKYNEAPNAFAALGFDAYLVILDAIQRAKSAKPEAIKEALRNTKNFQGATGTITFDENGDAIKDAIVKKIEGGTFKFVTVVKP; via the coding sequence ATGAGAAAAGTTTTGATCTTTTGTGTTTTGGTCTCACTCTTCACATTCGGATTATCCGCTATCAGAATTGGTGTTTTTGAACCGCTAACGGGCGCATACGCAGCCGGTGGACAACTTACAGTGAAAGGAATTCGACTTGCTAACGAAATGTTCCCAACCGTACTTGGACAAAAAGTTGATCTGATAATTCTGGACAACAAGACAGACAAAGTCGAGGCAGCAAATGCTGTTACGAGGTTAATCCAAGTTTACAACGTGAGTGCCATCATCGGAAGCTACGGAAGCTCGCTTGCTATACCGGGAAGCGAAGTTGCAAACCGTATGAAAGTTCCAATGGTAGGATGTTCTCCAACTAATCCTCTCGTGACAAAGGACAAGGAATACGTTTTCAGGGTTTGTTTTATCGATCCATTCCAAGGAACAGTCATGGCTAAGTTTGCAGTTGAAACTCTGAAGGCTAAAACCGCGTTCATAATCCAGGATATATCCTCGGACTATTCGGTAGGATTGGCTCACTATTTCAGAAACGCTTTCATCCAACTCACAGGTAACAACAAATCAATTGTAGGGGTAGCCTCTTATCAAGGAGGCGACCAGGACTTCACGGCACAGCTGACACTTGCAAAAGCGAAGAATCCTGACGTTCTGTTCATACCGGCAGGATCCTATGGAGATGCGGCACTGATCATGAAGCAAGCAAGGGAAATGGGAATCAAAGCTATATTCCTTGGTGGTGACACCTGGGAAGTTCCCGAGATTATAGAGGTAGCTGGTTCCGCTGCCGAGGGTGCTTATTTCAGCACGCATTTCGACGAAAAAGCGATGACAACTGAAATGACGAAAAAGTTCGTGGAAGCGTATCGGAAGAAATATAACGAGGCACCAAACGCTTTTGCGGCGTTGGGATTTGATGCTTATCTTGTTATCTTGGACGCAATACAGAGAGCAAAATCTGCGAAACCTGAAGCAATAAAAGAAGCATTACGAAATACCAAGAATTTTCAGGGAGCGACTGGTACGATAACCTTCGATGAAAACGGAGACGCAATTAAAGACGCGATAGTTAAAAAGATCGAAGGAGGAACATTCAAATTTGTTACGGTTGTAAAACCTTAA
- a CDS encoding transglutaminase-like domain-containing protein — protein sequence MNFLLQPLREDVRKLEYLGMFSQAREIIRKDLTDRRLPEAYRHRLEFELFRMSLLMEDYSLTEKEAFALFRKKFKSVTKREFQSLVASGMIDWRWIDGERRFEKRFDSNLAFKYKEYAQRMKPDRERIRRMKTVNKAISRLLKTKKPKSYRIVARITLWKRKRIGEKVGVWLPFPKEGFQQYDVKLVASSHPSTIASNKQVQRTVYMEGLDSEEFWVEFEYKITEWVGSKQTLGKSEKPWDSDLQPKPPHIVFSDFLWNMLDLIFSGRDFQQLPPLERARMIYDYITLNVKYSYVLPYALYDNIPEYVATTLSGDCGFQALLFITLCRMVGVPARWQSGWFVLPWNASPHDWALIFTEEYGWVPVDLSFGGARRDDENLRLFYFTNLDGYRMFANTDFQSDFDPPKRKFRLDPYDNQTGEMEYIDDYKEPIIDLEHDIKVLKFEEI from the coding sequence GTGAATTTCCTTCTTCAACCTCTCAGAGAGGATGTTAGAAAACTCGAGTACTTAGGAATGTTTTCACAAGCCCGTGAGATTATACGGAAGGACCTCACTGATCGGAGGTTGCCGGAAGCATACCGACATCGATTGGAGTTTGAACTTTTCAGAATGAGTTTACTGATGGAAGATTACTCTTTGACCGAAAAGGAAGCCTTTGCACTGTTTAGAAAAAAGTTCAAGAGCGTGACTAAGCGTGAGTTTCAAAGCCTCGTGGCCTCCGGTATGATTGATTGGAGGTGGATAGATGGAGAAAGGAGATTTGAAAAAAGATTTGATAGCAACCTGGCTTTTAAATACAAAGAGTACGCTCAAAGGATGAAACCGGACAGGGAAAGGATCCGGAGAATGAAAACGGTTAATAAAGCAATTTCACGCCTATTGAAAACAAAGAAACCGAAATCTTACAGAATCGTTGCTCGGATCACTTTATGGAAAAGAAAAAGAATTGGCGAGAAAGTTGGGGTCTGGTTACCGTTTCCGAAGGAAGGATTCCAGCAGTATGATGTCAAACTCGTAGCTTCGAGCCATCCATCCACAATAGCTTCCAACAAGCAAGTACAGAGGACTGTGTACATGGAAGGCTTAGATTCGGAAGAATTCTGGGTGGAGTTTGAATACAAGATAACGGAATGGGTGGGAAGCAAACAAACACTTGGAAAGAGCGAAAAACCTTGGGATTCCGATCTACAGCCAAAACCTCCACACATCGTTTTTTCCGACTTTCTCTGGAACATGCTGGACTTGATATTCTCGGGAAGGGATTTCCAACAACTTCCACCTCTGGAACGGGCGAGGATGATTTACGACTATATCACCCTCAATGTGAAGTATTCTTATGTACTTCCTTACGCACTGTACGACAATATTCCCGAATACGTTGCCACCACACTCTCTGGTGATTGTGGTTTTCAGGCTTTGTTGTTCATCACATTGTGTAGGATGGTCGGTGTACCGGCAAGGTGGCAATCCGGTTGGTTCGTGCTTCCTTGGAACGCATCACCGCACGACTGGGCATTGATATTCACCGAAGAATACGGCTGGGTACCAGTGGATCTATCTTTCGGTGGGGCGAGAAGGGATGATGAGAACTTAAGATTGTTCTACTTCACGAACCTTGACGGGTACAGGATGTTCGCGAATACCGACTTCCAAAGCGATTTTGATCCACCTAAGCGAAAGTTCAGACTTGACCCGTACGATAATCAAACTGGGGAGATGGAGTACATCGACGATTACAAGGAACCTATCATTGACCTTGAACACGATATCAAAGTTCTGAAGTTCGAAGAAATTTGA
- a CDS encoding branched-chain amino acid ABC transporter permease, producing MGLSLFLQHLVNAISLGFVFGLVAVGYALVYGVVKLVNFAHGDVFMMSAYFMFYTSLIFGAPWLSAVLLGIVLTALLGVGIEKVAYKPLRKYPRINSLVSSIGMSFLLQNFAVVVFGGIQRSFPVPEPMKKTLIIGDVRVQAVSIYTIIFSIATVIVLGLILQKTKIGLAMRILSRDFDTARLMGINVNRTISFTFALGSALAAVSAVFWALRYPQIFPFMGQYPGSRAFIAAVVGGIGSLKGALLGGFLLGVLTVLLPAMFPEYSGYREALIFVLLVIVLIFKPNGLFGQEAGEKA from the coding sequence ATGGGTCTAAGCCTATTTCTACAGCACTTGGTGAACGCCATCTCGCTTGGTTTTGTTTTTGGATTGGTTGCTGTTGGATACGCCCTCGTTTATGGTGTTGTAAAGTTGGTCAACTTTGCTCATGGTGACGTTTTCATGATGTCAGCATACTTTATGTTCTACACTTCCTTGATTTTTGGAGCCCCTTGGTTGAGTGCTGTCTTGCTTGGGATCGTTCTAACAGCATTGCTGGGTGTTGGGATTGAAAAAGTCGCGTACAAGCCTCTAAGGAAGTATCCAAGGATTAACTCTTTGGTGTCTTCCATAGGTATGTCCTTCCTCCTTCAGAATTTTGCCGTCGTAGTGTTCGGAGGGATACAGAGATCCTTCCCAGTTCCAGAACCGATGAAGAAAACATTGATTATTGGCGATGTTAGAGTACAAGCCGTATCGATTTACACTATTATCTTCTCGATAGCGACTGTTATTGTCCTCGGGCTAATACTTCAGAAAACAAAAATTGGACTTGCAATGCGAATTCTTTCGCGTGACTTTGATACAGCACGATTGATGGGAATTAATGTAAACCGCACAATATCATTTACATTTGCGCTCGGTTCGGCATTAGCAGCAGTGAGTGCGGTTTTCTGGGCTTTACGGTATCCGCAAATATTCCCGTTTATGGGGCAATATCCGGGTAGTCGAGCTTTTATTGCAGCCGTGGTGGGTGGTATCGGAAGCTTGAAAGGAGCACTTCTTGGAGGCTTTTTGTTGGGGGTTTTAACCGTACTTCTTCCGGCCATGTTTCCTGAATACTCTGGATACCGTGAGGCTTTAATTTTTGTCTTGTTAGTTATTGTGCTAATCTTCAAACCGAACGGCCTTTTTGGGCAAGAGGCAGGTGAAAAAGCATGA
- a CDS encoding ABC transporter substrate-binding protein, protein MRSLALLILLVILSFGFAANEILIGVTQPLTGNYAMGGQLSLRGIEMAYEEIPTVLGRPIKLVILDNKSDKIEAANVVTRLIEQFKVSAILGTYSSALGIPGAEIANRNKVVYIAPSNTNPLVTKDKPYVFRVCFIDPFQGTVMAKFAIQHLKAKTAAVIYDVSNDYSVGLAYYFREAFIKLTGNPRSVVTYIAYQGGDQDFTAQLTAIKKANPDVIFIPAGIVGDAALIAKQARELGLKQPLLGGDTWDLPQLIEIGGSAVEGAYYSTMFDPRANLSPKTKDFVEKYRKKYNEDPGYLPALAYDAYMVLIDAITRAKSDKPEDIRRALLTTDYVGVSGRIRFDQNRDAIKDAVIKTIKNGKFEFVTIIKGE, encoded by the coding sequence ATGAGAAGCCTGGCATTACTGATTCTGTTAGTTATACTATCGTTTGGTTTTGCCGCAAATGAAATTTTAATCGGGGTTACTCAACCACTCACCGGTAACTATGCGATGGGGGGTCAACTGAGCCTGAGAGGCATTGAAATGGCTTACGAGGAAATACCTACCGTTCTTGGAAGACCCATCAAACTCGTAATCCTGGACAACAAAAGTGACAAAATAGAAGCCGCAAACGTTGTCACGAGGCTCATCGAACAATTTAAAGTCTCCGCTATACTTGGTACCTATTCGAGCGCACTTGGAATCCCAGGAGCGGAAATTGCTAATAGAAACAAGGTAGTCTACATTGCCCCGTCCAACACCAACCCTCTCGTTACCAAAGACAAACCTTACGTTTTCAGGGTTTGCTTCATCGATCCGTTCCAAGGAACAGTTATGGCGAAGTTTGCGATACAGCATCTCAAAGCTAAAACAGCGGCCGTCATATACGATGTATCGAATGATTATTCGGTCGGATTGGCATATTATTTCAGAGAGGCGTTTATCAAGTTAACGGGTAATCCGAGATCTGTCGTAACATACATCGCTTACCAGGGTGGTGACCAAGACTTTACCGCGCAGCTAACGGCTATTAAGAAGGCGAACCCGGATGTTATTTTCATTCCTGCCGGAATTGTCGGTGATGCTGCGCTGATCGCTAAGCAAGCTCGCGAACTTGGTCTTAAGCAACCGTTACTTGGTGGAGATACCTGGGACCTACCTCAGTTAATAGAAATTGGTGGAAGCGCTGTAGAGGGAGCTTACTATAGCACGATGTTCGACCCGCGTGCAAACTTGTCACCAAAAACCAAAGACTTTGTCGAAAAATACAGGAAAAAGTACAACGAGGATCCAGGGTACCTGCCGGCTCTCGCGTACGATGCATACATGGTTCTCATCGACGCTATCACCCGTGCCAAGTCCGATAAACCCGAGGATATCAGACGTGCACTCCTCACAACAGACTATGTAGGTGTCTCCGGTAGGATACGGTTCGATCAGAACAGGGACGCTATCAAGGATGCGGTTATAAAAACAATAAAGAACGGAAAATTCGAGTTCGTTACGATAATCAAAGGCGAGTAA
- a CDS encoding L-Ala-D/L-Glu epimerase, with protein MGRVKSVKFKLNKFEYVKPFHITNSISYDTENIEVIVELDNGVVGYGEASPSFRVNGEKVQALMALEPIVNEMITGMDVREYRKIFDETDKLKAAPSIKAAVQYAVLDALSEELGIPVYQLLGGAKKELETDYTISIGTLEERVQDAREIVARGHSVIKIKVGENLEEDIEAVIAISEVSKGCKYIVDANTGYTPKQAVKFVTELYKAGVDIAVFEQPVGMFDIEGLKYVRWNSPFPVAADESARTKYDVLRLIKEEAVDYINIKLMKSGISDALAIVELVKSANLRLMIGCMAESSLGVNQSVHFALGTGAFDFYDLDSPLMLKEETFRGKYIVEGTRYKVE; from the coding sequence ATGGGACGCGTGAAGTCTGTTAAGTTCAAGCTGAACAAGTTTGAGTATGTAAAACCGTTTCATATCACCAATAGTATCTCATACGATACGGAGAACATCGAGGTCATCGTTGAACTTGACAACGGCGTTGTTGGCTACGGTGAAGCCTCACCATCGTTCAGGGTAAACGGGGAAAAGGTGCAAGCTTTGATGGCTCTGGAACCTATCGTGAACGAAATGATAACTGGCATGGATGTGAGGGAGTACAGAAAAATTTTCGATGAAACTGACAAGCTGAAAGCGGCTCCAAGTATAAAGGCTGCCGTACAGTACGCAGTGCTCGATGCGCTTTCGGAGGAACTCGGAATACCGGTCTATCAGTTGCTCGGTGGTGCCAAAAAGGAATTGGAAACCGATTATACAATCAGTATTGGAACCCTGGAGGAAAGAGTTCAAGATGCGAGGGAAATAGTGGCCAGGGGACATTCTGTGATAAAGATAAAAGTTGGGGAAAATCTTGAGGAAGATATTGAAGCGGTAATAGCCATCAGCGAAGTTTCGAAAGGGTGTAAGTACATCGTCGATGCGAACACAGGCTACACGCCAAAACAGGCGGTGAAATTCGTTACTGAGCTTTACAAGGCTGGTGTTGATATCGCCGTCTTTGAGCAACCGGTGGGAATGTTCGACATCGAAGGACTGAAGTATGTGAGGTGGAACTCTCCTTTCCCAGTTGCCGCGGATGAGAGTGCGCGAACCAAGTACGACGTGCTTAGGTTGATAAAGGAGGAAGCGGTTGATTATATCAATATAAAACTTATGAAATCCGGTATCAGTGACGCACTCGCTATCGTGGAGTTGGTAAAGTCTGCCAATCTGAGATTGATGATAGGTTGTATGGCCGAATCGAGCTTGGGGGTAAATCAGAGCGTACATTTTGCACTTGGAACCGGAGCGTTTGATTTTTACGACCTTGACAGTCCTCTGATGCTCAAGGAGGAAACGTTCAGGGGAAAGTACATTGTTGAAGGAACTCGGTACAAAGTAGAATAA
- a CDS encoding DUF342 domain-containing protein has protein sequence MDEILKSDSIEDIMNQLEAKYGKEWYNAVHIEIHQEGKEYIAKVTPLNIKKSLVPGPDLKQLAQALSKRPSESEQQFHTELEEKIRELALPKIQVTVSEDEMKAYVTIFPGLEKELPDPEEIEAELRRSGVVFGFCEDEIRRIVKERILYTPVLVAEGKQPTEPVDARIEYNFPKAASYCPTDITTCSKGDVLAVKVPCKDGEHGFTVTGREIPSEKGKDLEISKFVGENVEVVDGDKIVSKIDGQPYVDEMGRVHVKNVLVVDQRFFTERRTLNFPGTIIVKSNLEGICELTAGKDIFIGGLVSGCVKLTAEGNITVSGGVFGKYRSILKARGNVSAKFLNEVLVISEGDVIVADYIMNSEIVAKRTVIVSGKGQIVGGSISAGELIDVKVIGNVAGTVTHVNVGIDHDYETRRAEINYHLKEILDELNQINVLSEKLREFYQIIKDEEEKQRIKSSLIGLNEKKKHLVAKIEELRRELKGLKLISIEARLKRNPKLVIRETCYPGVVIKIVEEQFAVPYELGPRALNLKALLQLKGEEK, from the coding sequence TTGGACGAGATTCTCAAAAGTGACTCGATTGAAGACATTATGAACCAGCTGGAGGCAAAATACGGAAAAGAGTGGTACAACGCAGTCCACATTGAAATACACCAGGAGGGCAAAGAGTACATTGCGAAAGTTACACCTCTGAACATAAAGAAAAGCCTCGTACCAGGGCCGGATCTCAAACAGTTAGCGCAAGCTCTTAGTAAGAGACCTTCAGAGTCGGAACAACAATTTCACACGGAACTTGAAGAGAAAATCAGAGAGCTTGCTTTACCAAAGATTCAAGTGACAGTAAGTGAAGATGAGATGAAAGCTTACGTTACTATATTTCCAGGGCTTGAGAAGGAACTTCCGGACCCTGAAGAAATAGAAGCCGAACTCAGAAGAAGTGGAGTAGTTTTCGGCTTTTGCGAAGATGAAATAAGGAGAATTGTTAAGGAGCGTATCCTATACACACCGGTACTCGTTGCTGAAGGTAAGCAACCAACTGAGCCTGTTGATGCGAGGATTGAATACAATTTTCCGAAGGCAGCTTCATATTGTCCGACGGACATCACTACGTGTTCCAAAGGTGATGTTCTCGCTGTCAAGGTACCGTGCAAAGATGGGGAACACGGTTTTACAGTGACGGGCAGAGAAATCCCATCTGAGAAAGGTAAGGACCTTGAAATTTCAAAGTTTGTTGGAGAAAACGTCGAAGTTGTTGATGGGGATAAGATTGTCTCAAAGATAGATGGGCAACCGTACGTTGACGAAATGGGGCGCGTACATGTAAAAAACGTTCTCGTAGTTGATCAGCGCTTCTTTACAGAAAGGAGAACTCTGAATTTTCCCGGGACGATAATCGTTAAGTCGAACCTCGAAGGAATATGTGAACTCACCGCGGGTAAAGACATCTTCATTGGTGGCTTAGTATCCGGGTGTGTTAAATTAACTGCCGAAGGAAACATCACCGTATCCGGTGGTGTCTTTGGAAAATACAGATCTATTTTGAAAGCCCGTGGAAACGTCTCAGCAAAATTTTTGAACGAGGTACTTGTGATTAGTGAAGGGGATGTGATTGTCGCAGACTACATAATGAACTCCGAGATAGTTGCAAAAAGGACGGTTATCGTGTCAGGAAAGGGGCAGATAGTTGGGGGAAGTATTTCAGCGGGTGAACTCATCGATGTAAAGGTCATTGGCAATGTTGCAGGAACAGTCACACACGTGAACGTGGGAATCGATCACGACTATGAAACAAGGCGTGCGGAGATCAATTACCATTTAAAAGAAATTCTGGATGAGCTGAACCAAATAAACGTCTTGTCCGAGAAACTGAGGGAGTTTTATCAGATAATAAAGGACGAGGAAGAAAAACAAAGAATAAAGAGCTCTCTCATCGGGCTGAATGAAAAGAAAAAACATTTGGTTGCGAAGATCGAAGAGTTACGCAGAGAACTGAAGGGATTGAAGCTGATTTCTATCGAAGCAAGGTTGAAAAGAAATCCGAAATTAGTCATCAGGGAAACGTGTTATCCCGGTGTGGTAATAAAAATTGTGGAGGAACAGTTCGCCGTTCCATATGAACTGGGCCCGAGAGCTCTAAACTTGAAGGCCTTGTTGCAACTAAAAGGAGAGGAAAAATAA
- a CDS encoding ABC transporter ATP-binding protein: MLEIQNLNVHYGGIHAIKGISLKVEEGKIVSLIGANGAGKSTTLRTICGLKEATNGSIKYKGIELTKLDTSEIVKLGVTMVPEGRRVFSNLTVYENLLAGAYLRKDKENIKKDIEYVFDLFPRLRERINQRAGTLSGGEQQMLAIGRALMSRPKLLLLDEPSLGLAPVIVKEVFRLIRRIHEEGVTILLVEQNAFEALKLCDYAYVLETGRIVLEGTGKQLLEDERVKKAYLGG; the protein is encoded by the coding sequence ATGCTTGAGATACAAAACTTGAACGTTCATTACGGCGGTATCCATGCAATTAAAGGTATTTCCTTGAAGGTCGAAGAAGGAAAGATAGTTTCGTTGATTGGTGCGAACGGTGCAGGAAAATCCACCACGTTGCGAACAATTTGTGGTCTCAAGGAAGCTACTAACGGGAGTATCAAGTACAAAGGAATCGAACTGACAAAACTCGACACAAGTGAAATAGTAAAACTTGGAGTCACGATGGTTCCAGAGGGGCGCCGTGTGTTTTCTAACCTCACAGTTTACGAGAATCTTTTAGCCGGTGCATATCTTAGGAAGGATAAGGAAAACATTAAGAAAGACATAGAATACGTTTTCGATTTGTTCCCGAGGTTAAGGGAGAGGATCAATCAACGTGCTGGTACGCTGTCTGGTGGTGAGCAACAAATGCTCGCAATTGGAAGGGCACTAATGTCCCGACCAAAATTGTTACTGCTGGACGAACCGTCCCTCGGATTAGCTCCTGTCATTGTAAAAGAAGTTTTCAGGCTAATACGCAGAATCCACGAAGAAGGCGTAACGATCCTGTTGGTTGAGCAAAATGCGTTTGAAGCTTTGAAACTTTGTGACTATGCCTACGTTTTAGAAACAGGTAGGATAGTTTTGGAAGGGACGGGTAAACAACTTCTCGAAGACGAACGTGTCAAGAAAGCTTATCTTGGTGGATGA